In Hemibagrus wyckioides isolate EC202008001 linkage group LG12, SWU_Hwy_1.0, whole genome shotgun sequence, the genomic stretch cgttctctggagtgacgaatcgcgcttctccatctggcaatctgatggacgagtctgggtttggcggttgccaggagaacggtacttgtctgactgcattgtgccaagtgtaaagtttggtggaggggggattatggtgtggggttgtttttcaggagctgggcttggccccttagttccagtgaaaggaactctgaatgcttcagcataccaagacattttggacaattccatgctcccaactttgtgggaacagtttggagctggccccttcctcttccaacatgactgtgcaccagtgcacaaagcaaggtccataaagacatggatgacagagtctggtgtggatgaacttgactggcctgcacagagtcctgacctcaacccaatagaacacctttgggatgaattagagcggagactgtgagccaggccttcttgtccaacatcagtgtgtgacctcacaaatgcgcttctggaagaatggtcaaaaattcccataaacacactcctaaaccttgtggacagccttcccagaagagttgaagctgttatagctgcaaagggtggaccgacgtcatattgaaccctatggattaggaatgggatgtcacttaagttcatatgcgagtcaaggcaggtgagcgaatacttttggcaatatagtgtatatctgtaGTACTTTATAttattctctgtttcttttctcttcgtTCAGAAAACACATCCCATCTGTCTTGTGGTGTCAAAGAGCTTTTTCGTGAAGCTTTTGTCCATTTAACTGAAGCATAGACAAATAGTGGCTGTCTATTATAACCACTGTTTATGTGAAgttttaacaacaacaaaacaaacgatTTAATGGTCCATATAAACACTGGCGGTAAGTAATATTCCATGTTCCAGTGACGCATTTTTAAAAGATCTGTCATGCTCAAGCCTCTGGACGAGAGCTGCACACTGTAGGTAATGGAAACAACACACGGCCAGTTCTGCTAGATTTAACATCCTCCCATGAGGCCTGAAAAACTTTCGGTGTGCTACATGAGCTATCACAGCTTCAGCCTGAGAAAATCCGTTCTCATCACCAGCGTACACGAGGCTGCTCAGACTGCCCCATGATAGAAGTCGCTCACTCGGCGTACACCACACTGTGATTGATGCTCTACACACACCAGTGCTAAtgaggcaagagagagagaggactcaGACATTCACTGAGAAGTGAGAAGTGAAGACAGCAGACGTTCCTGTGTGGAATCATAATGATGCCTTTTACCATCACGAGGCTGTTTATCACAGTTTACACTCACTTACACTTACTCACTTTACTGCATGTTAGCCCCTCCCATTCGCTTTACAGAAGGCTAGCCCCGCCCACTCTCTTTGCAGCATGTTAGCCACACCCACTCATTTTACAGCATGTTGGCCACACCCACTCattttacagcatgttagccccacccattcactttacaGCAGGTtagccccacccactcactttacagcaggttagccacacccactcactttacagtatgttagccccacccactcactttacaggatgttagccccacccactcactttacagcatgttggccccacacattcactttacagcatgttggccccacccattcactttacagcatgttagccccacccactcactttacagcaggttagccacacccactcactttacagtatgttagcccccccactcactttacagtatgttagccccaccactcactttacagtatgttagccccccccactcactttacagtATGTTAGCCCCCCACTCACTTTGCAGTATGTtagccccacccactcactTTACAGGATGTTAGCACCCCCCCCTCACCTTACAGCACGTTAGCCcccccactcactttacagtatgttagcccccccactcactttacagtatgttagccccccccccactcactttacaggatgttagccccacccattcactttacaGGATGTTAGCCcccccactcactttacagtatgttagccccacacactcactttacaggatgttagccccacccactcactTTACAGGATGTTAGCCCCGTCCTCTCACTTTACAGGATGTTAGCCCTGTCctctcactttacagcatgttagcccccccactcactttacagcatgttagccccccactcactttacagcatgttagcccccccactcactttacagcatgttagccctgtccactcactttacagcatgttagcccccccactcactttacagcatgttagcccccccactcactttacagtatgttagccctgtccactcactttacagcatgttagcccccccactcactttacagcatgttagcccccccactcactttacagcatgttagccccacccattcactttacagcatgttagccccacccattcactttacagcatgttagcccccccactcactttacagtatgttagccccacacactcactttacaggatgttagctccacccactcactTTACAGGATGTTAGCCCtgtccactcactttacagcatgttagccccacccactcactttacagcaggttagccacacccactcattttacagcatgttagccccacccattcactttacagcatgttagcccccccactcactttacagcatgttagcccccccactcactttacagcatgttagcccccccactcactttacagcatgttagcccccccactcactttacagcatgttagccccacccattcactttacagcatgttagccccacccattcactttacagcatgttagcccccccactcactttacagtatgttagccccacacactcactttacaggatgttagccccacccactcactttacagcatgtcagccccacccactcactttacagcatgttagccctgtccactcactttacagcatgttagcccccccactcactttacagcatgttagcccccccactcactttacagcatgttagccccccccactcactttacagcatgttagccctgtccactcactttacagcatgttagccccGACCACTCgctttacagcatgttagccccccactcactttacagcatgttagccctgtccactcactttacagcatctTAGCCCtgtccactcactttacagcatgttagccctgtccactcactttacagcatgttagccccgaccactcactttacagcatgttagccctgtccactcactttacagcatgttagcccccccactcactttacagcatgttagccccacacattcactttacagcatgttagccccccactcactttacagcatgttagccccccactcactttacagcatgttagcccccccactcactttacagcatgttagccctgtccactcactttacagcatgttagccctgtccactcactttacagcatgttagccctgtccactcactttacagcatgtcagccccacccactcactttacagcatgtcagccccacccactcactttacagcatgtcagccccacccactcactttacagcatgttagccctgtccactcactttacagcatgttagccccccactcactttacagcatgttagccctgtccactcactttacagcatgttagccctgtccactcactttacagcatgttagccctgtccactcactttacagcatgttagcccccccactcactttacagcatgttagccctgtccactcactttacagcatgttagcccccccactcactttacagcatctTAGCCcccccactcactttacagcatgttagcccccCCACTCACTTTCCACCATGTTAGCCCCCCctctcactttacagcatgttagccccaCACATTCACTTTCCAGCATGTTAGCcccccactcactttacagcatgttagccccgaccactcactttacagcatgttagccccacacattcactttacagcatgttagcccagccactcactttacagcatgttagcccccCACTCACTTCACAGCATGTTAGCCcccccactcactttacagcatgttagccccgaccactcactttacagcatgttagcccccCACTCACTTCACAGCATGTTAGCCcccccactcactttacagcatgttagcccccCCACCCACTTCACAGCTTGTTAgcccccccctctcttcccATCTTGTTAGCCcccccactcactttacagcatgttagccccgtccactcactttacagcatgtcagccccacccactcactttacagcatgtcagccccacccactcactttacagcatgttagccctgtccactcactttacagcatgttagccctgtccactcactttacagcatgttagcccccccactcactttacagcatgttagccctgtccactcactttacagcatgttagccctgtccactcactttacagcatgttagcccccccactcactttacagcatgttagccccgaccactcactttacagcatgttagcccccccactcactttacagcatgttagccctgtccactcactttacagcatgttagccccgaccactcactttacagcatgttagcccccccactcactttacagcatgttagcccccccactcactttacagcatgttagccccccactcactttacagcatgttagccctgtccactcactttacagcatgttagccccgtccactcactttacagcatgttagccctgaccactcactttacagcatgttagcccccccactcactttacagcatgttagccctgtccactcactttacagcatgttagccccgaccactcactttacagcatgttagccctgtccactcactttacagcatgttagcccccccactcactttacagcatgttagccctgtccactcactttacagcatgttagccctgtccactcactttacagcatgttagccctgtccactcactttacagcatgttagccctgtccactcactttacagcatgttagccctgtccactcactttacagcatgttagccctgtccactcactttacagcatgttagccccgaccactcactttacagcatgttagcccccccactcactttacagcatgttagccctgtccactcactttacagcatgttagccctgtccactcactttacagcatgttagccccgaccactcactttacagcatgttagcccccccactcactttacagcatgttagccctgtccactcactttacagcatgttagccctgtccactcactttacagcatgttagccccgaccactcactttacagcatgttagcccccccactcactttacagcatgttagccctgtccactcactttacagcatgttagccctgtccactcactttacagcatgttagccccgaccactcactttacagcatgttagcccccccactcactttacagcatgttagccctgtccactcactttacagcatgttagccccgaccactcactttacagcatgttagccccatccactcactttacagcatgttagccctgtccactcactttacagcatgttagccccacccattcactttacagcatgttagccccacccactcactttacagcatgttagccctGCCCACTAATTTCACAGCATGTTAGCCCtgtccactcactttacagcatgttagccctgtccactcactttacagcatgttagccccccactcactttacagcatgttagccccccactcactttacagcatgttagccccccactcactttacagcatgttagccccacccattcacttAATAGCAGattaacaccccccccccattaGTTTTAACACCATATTATTttttagccccgcccactcatTTTTCAGCAGATTTTTCAGTCTGCAGCAGAGTTACTGAAGTCTTTACAGCGGGACAGACTTCTATTAAAAAGCGAACAAAGAgtttgagagagaaaagaagcgattgaggagagagtgtgtagatAAGGGAGGTCGTGTAAACTGAGATGAGATCCCCTTTAGGTAATTACCAAGTCCTTCCTTTTCCCACTCTCAcctccctttttctttttccccattTGCCCCTCCCTCAGGCCCATTTCAAAGGCTCCATTTCAGCGTGTCTGCATAAACGATACCCCTGGAAAAAAGAGCAGAGGAAAACACATGGATGGGGAGAGTGAATGAGAAAAGAGGGAGATGGAAAAAAGTGGaggctgcattttttttcctctccacaGTGGCAGAAGTTCAGTCAGTTCTAGCACTCTCTCTGAACTCtttactgaaataaaatccTCTGGTCTCTGTTTGGGAGTGATGGAATAATAACAATCATTTGAACTGGAAACATTCTGTTTCTACAGTCTACTGCTGCTGAAGAAAGTATTTAGAAGAAgagcattaatattaaaatgataaatcCATCATCAGAAAGGCAGGGATCTAAACAACTGAGAAAGAAATGGTACGAGGACGAGTGGAGGGTGTCATCACCTATGACCTTGCTTAAAAGTTACAgtaaaaataaaggttttttaaatacataGCTCCTGGCATGTACAACATTTTGGAAAATCCAGTCTTTGTCTTCGTACAAGCAAGAGTGCAAGAACATTTGTAGCTGCATTCCTACTTAAGAGGGCAGCAGGGAGAAATGATTTAACGGAAAAGTACCATAATAGtcgatttattttaatttccatGCTACCCTGAGGTAGACCTGATCACTTAAAAGTGCCTTGGCtgccttcccttcccttcttctATCCATCTACTGTTTTTTGTGTGCGTACCTCTAACAACCTTAAACAAACAGAgtgaacaggcataacattatgaccacctgcctaatattgtcttggtcccccttttccctgacccgtcctgcactgtgtattctgacccctttctatcagaaccagcattaacttcttcagcagtttgagcaacagtagctcgtctgttggatcggatcacacgggccagccttcactccccacgtccatcaatgagccttgaccgcccatgaccctgtcgccagttcaccactgttccttccttggaccacttttgatagatactgaccactgcagaccgggaccaccccacaagagctgcagttttggagatgctctgatccagtggtctagccatcacaatttagtccttttggtcaaactcgctcaaatccttacatttgtccatttttcctgcttctaacatcaactttgaggacaaaatgttgacttgctgcctaatataccccacccactaacaggtgccatgatgaggagatcttattcacttcacctggcactggtcataatgttatgcctgatcggtgtatggcTCAACGTAGGTTCGAAAGGGAACTAGTTTATATGTGCTCGTCGTTTCCGCCCGAACTGCGTTTCCTGCCGCACCAGCGCAAAATGGCGAAACACCTTCGCTTCGTTGCCCGGACAGTGATGGTTCAGGATGGAAACGTTGACGCTGCATATAAAGCTCTTAATAggtattttacatttatgttcACGTTCATGTTTTAGTTAAGTAACCCATAATGCCATCGTATGCGCTGCTTTATTATTTCTGCCTGGTTAGCATGTCCTCTGTGCTCGGACCTGATTCACTTAGTAACGTCAGTTTTAATAAAGATCCGAATATCTGATAAAAATCAGACATGACGGACATCAGAAAGGTCTGTCTGAGTTTCATAAGAGGCAtgatcgattttttttttccacctgtcTAGATTGTACTCATGGATCTCGCCCATGTCTAAGCCTTTTAAGACATTCTACTTCCGTCTGTCTGTTTGCTGTTTCCGGTCGCGCGACAGAAAATAATCCTAAGAAGTGGGGTAATTGATGCACTGTCACAGATGGAGATCAGGGAGACCTAAGCCCCAGAATAATGTTTTTGGACACCTGACATTGACACCCATGTGTGGTCCTTCGCTGAAATGTTGCCACAGATTTGTTGATCCTCTTCTCATGAATTTCTGTACATTATCACTATGGCAACCGGTAGAAATTCACCTCATCTCTAGAACAGGAGCGGTTTGTTCCTGGATCACTAACATTTctttaagtggttaaggttctgggttgttgatgggaAGGTTGGGGTTTCGAAACCCGAGCACTATCAAGCTgcgcccttgagcaagacccctgaccctctctgctccatcatagctgcccctgtgctcaaTCTCCAAAGCGTGAAGAAAAGTATTCtaataaaggtttcttcttctctcttcagGGTTTTGTCTGTGGACGGAATCATCGAAACCGTAAAGCGCAGACGTTACTACGAGAAGCCGTGCCGACAGAGGCAGAGGGAGAACTACGAGAACTGCAAGAGGATCTACAACATGGAGATGGCACGCAAGCTCTCGTTCGTCTCCAGAACAAACCGACAGGACCCCTGGCTGGGCTGTTGATCAGCACCAACTCGAGACGGACATCTCTCCTATGTGTATAAAGGACTGCACACACTTTTAAGTAGCAGATAGAGGTGTTTCTGTTTGCCGTGTGGACTTCACTTTGCATATCAGTCTGAAATGAATCATACCAGACTCCACTGTAttattaaacatatgaaaatcgtgtgtgtgtgtgtgtgtaatgacattTCTGAAGCCGAGTGATTCATGGTGCAATCATCTGACCTTAAAAGTGAGAACTGGAGATTATGTCATACCTCTGTATGTGTGAGCTATGAAGTGAGATAAATAAGCATGGACTTTATGTCTGTCTTTTAATGAGTGATATTTATGTTCCTCTTCAAATTAGTGATTGAAAAAGTCTTGAACTAGTTGGGTATAACAACTTGAGCCTTAAGGACCAGCACTTTATTTCCAAGTCATAGGTTAAATTATGAGTAATGACTTCGATTTGGACGCACCATAAGCCTCCTCATGTGAGGTGACGGTTACTCATCCTCACCTTCGTTCACAGCGAGAGGCGGATCGGTCAAAAGTGCTGCCTGACACACTTAACTCTGAATACCAACCAAGTTTACAAAATCCAGAATGTCTATATTTGGAGTAATGGCATGATTTCAACTTGataaaaaaaggatttttttggAGCTAACAACAATATGAAACCAGATTGTTTCCTTATATGTTTGAGATTGTAAGCTGTGTCAGAATATCCCTACTACTCTGCAGGTGAAAAGCAGCACACCAAAGGAGAAGCAAGTCTGGATTCTCAGTATTCATAAAACAGTCTACTGATCTAGTGCTTCTGCTGAGATTCTACAGTATGGaagcaatacacacaccatgctgcTCACAGGGAAACATGGCTGGCGCAGAAGAGCTGGAAGAATTAACGGCGGAAGTGCAAGTGCTGTATATAATCAAACACTCTTCCTTGTCATTAAACAGTACTTAtttcaccttctggctctcccttttagttatggcGTCATGGCTAGActccagtacacaaagcaaggtccataaagacatggatgagcgagtttggtgttgagtcctgacctcaaccccatagaacaaaacacctttgggatgaattagagcggagactgcgagccaggccttctcatcaacatcagtgcttgacctcacaaatgacagcgcttctagaggaacggtcaaaaaattcccataaacacactcctaaatcttgtagaaagcctttctagaagagttgaagctgttatagctgcaaaggacgggacaactccatattacattcatgtgcatgtaaaggcagatgttccaGTTTTggtctaattcattccaaaggcgttctatggggttgaggtcaggactcagtgcaggccagtcaagttcctccacactaaactcgctcatccatgtctttctggaccttgctttggtcactggtgtgcagtcatgttggaacaggaaggggtcatccccaaactgttcccacaaagagcatgaaattgtccaaaatgtcttggtatgaagctgaagcattaagagttcctttcactggaactaaggggccgagtccaacccctgaaaaattcaatgatttgaaggggtgtcccaaaacttttgtcagtATAGTGCATTTCCACAGGCTGTGTGTACAATAGTCGTGTCCTGGCTGCTGTATCTGAGCTGAACAGCAGAGGCGGTGAGGAGACTTGACTGATCCTCACACTGAACTGATCCTCACTGACACTCAGAGGctccgctgctgctgctgtaaaaTGGCGGCCGGTAGTGAAGCTGCTAGCGGCCATAGCCGCGGCTCAGGCGCTGTACTCGAGTCCAGTTTAGACCGGCGATTTCAAGGCGTTTCAAACACAATGGAGTCCATTCAAGGATTATCGACGTGGTGCATCGAGAACAAGAAATATCACAGCGTAATCGTGCGCTCCTGGGTGAAGTGGTTGCGAAAATGTGAGTAGCAGTTTGGCTAACTAACCAGAGTTCAACAGCTAAAGGGGAGCTAGCTTGGCTAGCAAATAATGAATAGCGACTAACGAGTTAGCAAGTTAGCAGCCGAgcaatttaaaacaaataaatatgacACCTTAGTACCATTCATCTGAGGTGTTGGGGGTAAATTCACCACGTCATGCTGTCGACTGCTATAAAGCTAACGCATTATTGATAACAATAAGaataataacaagaagaagTTTACTCTGCGCGTGCTTGGCTACTTTAACCGGCTAACATGTAGCTTAGCATCTGTAGCTTGAGGTACCTGTGAGCTGCTCTGCTCAGGTACATCACTAGCATGTTAACTTCTGTTGGGTAACTGGGTGAATTAACTAGTAACATCTCTATGTTTTGTGAGTTACTTTtgctttattaatttaattaattaaacaataaagagtACAGTGGACGACATTCCTCTCAAGTTCTTATCTACATAGAAATGTCTAAAAATGTCAAGACACATCAGAACCAGGACCTATGTGCTTTGGAAATTTGCTAATTTTTTAGAGttctttaattatatttttggtCTAATATTAATGAAATGAGTTTACAGGTgaggaaaaaatattaaacttaatttccgtgtcttgtgttgttgttgttgttgttgttgtttgctcttgaaaaactgtaaaaaaatataaaatgttgttGTATATTAAGTTATG encodes the following:
- the mrps21 gene encoding 28S ribosomal protein S21, mitochondrial, with the protein product MCSSFPPELRFLPHQRKMAKHLRFVARTVMVQDGNVDAAYKALNRVLSVDGIIETVKRRRYYEKPCRQRQRENYENCKRIYNMEMARKLSFVSRTNRQDPWLGC